In the genome of Pagrus major chromosome 17, Pma_NU_1.0, the window CATACAATACTTCAGCTTCAGTTCAAATGTTATATATACAGTGGTTCCACTTGTCCCCCATGACCTTCTGTGCAATTCTTGAGAAGGCTGATAGGGAAAAAAACTGGTGGTTAAAAGACCAAACCCCTAAGTGGGAACACAGCTTGGGAATTACTGTCTTTCAGCATGGACATACACATGTTTAAATTTTCTTTTGCCTCTTGCACGGTGAAAGAACTTGACAGATCTTGCAAGGTCAACACTGTGAGGCATGCTGTGAGGCATATCAaaccctctgacctctccttctcctcctgttcGCGGCGTTCCTGctcttccctctccctctgctctcgGGCCTGTCGGCGTTTCTCTGCCAGGATGCGAGCCGCCTCCTCTTGGCTGTTGGTGCCCGCCATGGGCTTGGGTGATGGAGAGGGTGCAGGTGATGATGCCGGGACAGAGTGAGCTGCATGGGCCGGCTCAGGTGAGGGGGATTTGGCAGTGGTTGTCGACACatgaggtgaagcagcagccgAGGATCCGGCAGGAGCGGGGGAGCCTGAAACAAGGAAAACGAGCGTTACAGACCTGGTGTTGTGTAGCTTAACAATTATTGAAGCTTCCCTTTAAAGTGGTGCCTATCAGTCATTATTAATAAAGCATGAAACTGCAGTCTTTTCTCTTCACATGCACTGTGAAACATTCTGTCCTCAGCAACTGGAAATTGTAAACAGCCGTGGCTGCTTCAAGCCTAAGAACTTGGTAATTATATAATTAAGACTGATTAGTGCAGCCTCTTAGTGCTGCGTGTGAGCAGACACAGACCACAGAGCTGTGTGTGGCTCTCTGAATGCATTCCCTTTGTTTTCACGGCTAATTAAGCCTGATGGTAATCTTTCCCCATTTCTTCTTGAAAGAAATACGGACTTTCCAGAGGCCTGTTCACTGTTTCCAGTAGATCCATTCTCCTGGCCAGGAAGAGACCAAGCCAGACAGTGATGAACTCCTTgggaataaattaaaaaatacttaGAAAATAAAGTATGACTCAGCTGTGGAGGGAAGCTACCAAATATCCAGATGTGCTGGACTGTGCAAATCTGACAGTAGATCAATGTGATGAGAAACTGCAAGCAAATGCAGATTATTGtgttgttaataataataatctttacTCAAGGCCTACGTATTGGCTTGTTCCACAGCTTCAATATCTTTTTATAGtcttcatctgcagatacagCATGATATAATCATGGGACTTCTATCACTTGATAACAGGTTGTCCACCACAGTTCCATACATAGTTCACGTGATGTCAATTGAGCAAATCTCCATATAAatctaaaatataatttaagtTATCACTGTTGGTCAAATTTGTATTGCAAGGGAAAATTGGCTGATAATGACacagacaaattaaacaaaaccattttttttttttttttttttacacctgaAACTAAATGTTGTCCCTGCTGCTTCCCTGCTACCTGCAGCTTCAGCTCTTATGCCAAGTGCATTTTCTGCAACTGAAACATCGTACAGACATTAAGTCCAGAAGGATGCTGAGATTTTCAATCCATCTACTCTAATccatcaaaactgttgtttgtacTCACCCTTTCTCTCCTCAGGGGTGGCAGGCCTGCGAGGCTCCTTCACTCTTCCGATTGGGGCGGGGGAGGAGGTACGGTGGTCTATCCTGGCAGGGGTCCTGGCTCTTTTGGGCCGAGCTTTAGGAGTCGACGGGCTTCCACGTGTGGATGGAGGCTTGGGGGAGGCGGCGGGGCTGGGTGAGGCCGTTCTGCCCTTCGGCGTGGCTGGGGATGACGGCCGTTGTCTTGATAAAGGActtggactgaaaaaaaaggaaaatatattttgatgctGTAATGCAGTTGGACCAAGGTCAGGGCTggaatgtttgtttaaaatgacacaCGTCCTGAAGAAACCTGACTTCTTCAACAGGTTCACAGCAGACAAAGCACTCAAAAGTTGCAACAGCCCTACAGTGCATTATCCGATCCCTGCTTTACAGGCAACGCAACACTTAAAGGGGAAACATCCATTATGCTGAAGAcaacgtttttttctttttatcctcTGGCACTGATGGTACTGACAGCTAACAGCTAAGCTCtttgttgcctttttgttgAGTCAGGACAACTTTCTTCTCCTATTCCATCCCTTCTGTCACTGATGTCACTTATTTTAGTGGCCTGGGGATAAAAGAGGAAGTGACCACTCGTCCTGGGATCTGCCTCGGCTCAAACAGAGCATGAAATACACAGCCATTATCATGCAGACGTAAACACGGTCGCTCTGGCTAGCCCAGCAGTTGACCAGAGACAAAGAGTGGGTCAGGGGGATGTAAGGTTATCCTTGTTTACGTTACAGTTTTAGTCTGACCATGTCTGTATGAGCGTCAAAATAGCAGACTATTATATGTTTGATTATTCAAATGGAGGattaaagtaatttttttttgaagTGGGGATGTTAGCTttaaattacatacattttatacGGTGGTTATGTGTGACCATTTCACACTTGTACATgtatattcatttattcactaTGTTCAGTTGTGAATGTTCAACGTAGGCCTCCATGATTTAAGCCTGCAACTAAcgcattttttttcatgattgaCGAGTCTACCCATTATTTTGGGAATTGAGTAGAGGTATGTACACAACATGTCAGACACATATTTGTTATAATTTCCATGAATCCAAGATGGCATCTTGAAATGTCTTCTTTAGtcagaaactaaaaaaaaaaatattcgattcacaaaagagagaaaagcagcaaatcagaGAAAGTTTGgaattttttcttgaaaaacatGAAACGATTAATTGGTattcaaaatagttgccaattcATTTCCTGCCAGTCAacaaacagattaatcaacTAGTTAATTAACTGTGATAAGATCGAGTCATGAAGGATGTCTTGAAAAACTGAGTAGTTCACTGAGAGAAAATTGATCATTTGCTCTTCATGATTTACTGTAAAAGTCcctgtttattattgtaaaatGACAAGCTTATGGTGCTGGATCACTATATACTATGTGATGCTTTGTATAGTAAATTAAATTGcttcattgaaaacaaaattgCTAAATTAAGTAAATAATTAGGAAATTGAGGGCAATATGAGGAAGATGACTGCAGTTTGTCTCAGGAGGTAAATGACTGGCTTTTTGGTGTCATCCAAAGGAGAAAAAGGTGACTGCCTCAGTGGTAATGGTTCATAGGATTTGTTACAGATGCTGCATTATGATAATTAGAGGTCTTGTAGATGAAATCAGTAACCAGGTTGGTGGTAAATATGACACGAAAGAAAAAGGTGACAGCAAAGTTTGTTGGTTTTTTCAAtgtttataaataaaactgaaatgaatttACAGATTTCAAACTTAactgaattaaaagtaaaaattacaaaaaataaataaataaaaaagaagaagtaaacAATGCGTTACCTCGGGTCAGGTCTGTGTCTCATGCTGGGTAGAGACTGTCTCTTCTTAAGCACTTTCTCTTTAGTGAGGGCAATTCTCTCCTTCTCGTTCTCCCgttccttgtctttcttttctttcttgtttttatccaTCTGTATAacaaaaggatgaaaaaaaggtgaaaatatttCAGTCTTCTCGTGTGCACTCCAAAGACAGCATTCCATtgtcatgaaaacacaaaatgtgacAAGATACTCTGTAGGTTGTTATACATAAAACACAGGATGAGAAGAAGTCTGGACAGGGAACGTGTTTTACTGTCTTGGCCACAGTTCAATCCAACAATATCACCGTTAAACTTTCAGTCAGTTTCCGGTGAATTGTAAACCCACATGTAGAAAAAGAATCCGCCGTTATTAATTTCATGCCCTTTTAGCTATGCTTTTATTCTGGGAAACAGCTTACTTATCGCTCTTGATAGAGTCTAGTGCTGTTGTTACCATCTGATGACCGTGGAGTGGGAAGAAGttaaactactactactacaaataCTATGAGTAGTCCAACTATTCACCCCGGAATCCATCATACACAGCTTAAACATTAAAGAGAGGACAACCACAGGGCAAAATCTAATAAGGCCGACTTACAGGTGTGGAGCTCCGTCTGTGTTGGCGCTGGGTGATGTCGGGTGTGCTGGACGTCACTCTCCAGCGGTCGGAGCAACGGTGGTGGGGCTGGTGGGCGCACAAGGTGAGGGGACTGGCTGAGGCTGAACGGGGGCAGAGAGGAGAGTCTGAGGAGAAAATACAAGTCTAATTACGTTTAGCAAAAATCTATACGGCAGCGGGAAAGATGttaatccattttttttttttaaacttacgACCATCTTTGCCATTGTTGAGGACACTGGCAGCACTGCGGCTCCTAGCGAGGAAAGACAGCGTCGGCGTCATCAGCCGGTCGACTATACTGCTCTCCCATGGACTCAATGCAAGGGTACGGGCTGCAGGGTGGAGAAACAGATAACTCCAAAAGATAAGTCTTCAAATGATATCCTCAGTTGAACCAGAGCTTTTCTCAAAATATAACCCAGACCTGAAGTATTTGAGCAACATGGGCCCATTTAAAATCAATCTTTGCAGAGACCTTCATTACCCAGACACCTTACCAAAAATTAAGTCTAAAATTTGTCACcagaaggaaatgaaaagaaacagtgATTCAGGTTATGGGTCACATGTAGTAGTATGCCCACAAGCCATACAAACCTGATCGAAAATACACAAAACCCTAATTAAACACCTCAGTGCCACCCAAAGAGAttacaagagaaagaaaatgggCTCAGTAAATGTGTCTAGTATAACCTTGGGCTGTAGTGGTACCacccaggagagagagagttattTGAAAAGCTTGTCTAGACAGTGAGTTGGTTATTTATAACCACAGCCTTGAGCATacaagcagagaagaagaagaatgtggaCTCATCAGTATTTATTTGGGAAAGAcacctttcttttttgttacaGTGGATGCTGACAGGGTGTGTAGTCGTGTTGAGATTGAGGAGGAGAGCGACATGAGGGACAGAGAAGTTACctgtctattttttttccagcatcACAGAGGAGCAGTACCTGCTCCGGGGGAGTTTTCGGAATACATTATCTCCTGAAAAATGCTGACTCACTCACTAACTTTACTTTGAGAagttttctccctctctgcaggAGTACACCGTGACCTGGTTTAATTTCGAAACGCGCTCATCCGAAGCGTGAAGAAAAGTTTGATTCAAAGGAGTATTTGTCAATTATGAACAACAACCACCTCCatataatcaatcaataaagCATTCAATCAACATAAAAGACATCCCAAAGCCAGTGTGTTATGATGGAAAATGAGAACAAAAGGATCCATTGGACTGTGCAAACACATGAAATGACCACCACACAATGAACCAACCAAAGGATATACAAAAGGCGGCAAAACAAAACACGAACACTGGACATAACCCACATTAAAATACGAGCATGCAGAGCATGTCAAACAAAAACCCGACCCAACTTCTGAggagaaaattaaacaaaaaaaagaactcATAGTGGTTTTGGAAGATGGAAATGGGTCAGCTGTCAACCATCAAGCACAAGAGAGGGACTGAAATCAGAGAGAGgaactgaaaaaaatagaagACAATGACGGACGGGTTTCAGAGACGGTGGCAGAGTGATGGACAGTTAAACAGGAGGGGGGGAGGGCATTCCAGATGTTGCCTTACTTCTGCTGGGGGAGTTCCAGAGCGTGGCGGAGGACTTGGACAGTCGCTTGTTTATAACAGTGTCCACGTGTTTGGGCAGGTTGACCGTTGACACAGAGCATCTGCCTAAGAAGCCAAGAGAGCGCCACACAGATGTTCACACAGGTCACATGGTTGAGAGGAAGAATGGGAACTTCTGTGGCGTAATGCGTTACGCTCCAACGACGCCTCTACaaacatacacccacacactgtCAAGTAACCGATTGGTAATGTGAGCAACCGCCATTAAAGCGGATTCCTGTGCGCTGAACGTGTCTATAATAATATCCACTCGGTTACGCTGCATGCTCGCACACAGTGCACCATATGTTCACTTCAGCTCGCCTTTAGGTGTGTAGGCAGGCGTCCATGGCACAAAACATGTGTCaaaaatgatgtttaatgtttgtgAATTCCTCAAATGCTACAgtttttaaagggtcagttcacccaaatcaccTACCTCTTGTGGTATTTAGCActgcagatagttttggttttttttgcccAGGTTTTAAAATATACGATAATAAATAAcagactttatttatatagcacaagAAAATCAAGAGTTCTGTTTATGAGATTTTTGACAAACTAgagatgttaatgattaatgatgaaTCGATAAATCGCTGTGTAgaatttaactgattaaaaatgtattaatcaaCAACCAGAGATGGGCCCTAGGCTTTAAATAGTATCTTGTTACAATACAAATTCTTGTAGATATTGTCTTGTCCCAAATATGGCAATACACAATCCTATCACCATTGGGTGAGGGGGTCTTGTTGTTCTTACAATTTATAATTATAGTGATTATACTGATTAACCGAAAATCGATTGTCAAGGCAGCCAATTATCAATACAATGAAAAACGACTTTTGAAAACGTTAACCAGAAACAATTCTTTTAGTGTCCTTGTTACTCTGGATAATCCATACAATGCACTGTTAACAGTTTTCAATTGCATTATTTCTTTACTCGAGAAGCAGTGAAAACTGCTGGCAGTGAGGTTAGTAGATTATTCAGAGTAACCGGGACATCTTTTGTCgcttatgaatattttaaaaggcCATTTGTAATGCTGTGAGCACGCTAAACTAAATTCTACTCTACTGaggtaagtgagaaaatatgttgACTTTTTGAGGGGGATTTGGGTGAATTGACCTTTAAGATCTTTCTCAAAATTCCAGATGAAAGATTGAAGGTTTATGCCGACTTCACAACAATACCAATTCCAAAAAGCGTGTCAACCACACTCATGAAGAACCTTGAACACTACCAACACAAACAGTGACCCAGAAGAGACACCTCAAAACAACCATAACAACCAAACCAGTGATGGAAAGAGGCTGCTGGGAAACATCTACTCATTTCAAAGTTGACGACGTGAACTGGCTTCAGAAAAGGGCAAAACTTGTGCAATCCATGTGCAAAACTTACATCCATCCCAAGTCTATTTGATTGCAGCGtattaaaagaatataaacaCTCTGCTTTACCCAAATGTCGTCAGGCATGATTCACAGAACATTAGTGTAATGGAGGCACAGTATCAAAGCAGGCCTTGTCTATTAAAGCAGTGACTGAGGCAGTTTGCTCTTTTGACAGAGGCCGAGACTTTGGAGCATCTCCTAAATAACATTCAGAACTCTGCGTCATTCCACTGCAGTCTGTTTACGCTTGTTTGCTTCCACCATCTGACAGACGGCAGGCtggtgagggaggaaggaagcGAGAGATTGATTAGAGAGTCAATAATTCCCCTGGCATATGGCAGAGGCGATTACATGACATGAGATAGAAGTAGAGTCTCTTAAGATTTACAGCTTCACGTCGGGTGGATGGCACACAGGGACAGGGGCAGCATTGTTAAAACATAATTTCTACAGTACCATCCAGCCACCGCAGTCAATGCAGACTGATCTCATCTGCTGTAAGACTGTCAGGACATTTATCAATTCAAAATAGGCATAATAAAGTTTACTGCTAGTCCACAGATCCCTGCCTGCTGCAGGTGCTGCAATGAAGCAGCAGAATACATTTTCACTTGTGCGATCGATATAGTCTGGTCATGATCAGGGCgaagtaatgttttaaaggcAAGCAGCCTGCTAAGACAGAGCTGCAGTAACTAACATCAGAGAAAATGGTGAGTTAAGGTGGAGGAGTGTGACAGAAgattaaaatatgacaaaacaaaacctccgCTGCTGTCCAAATATGTTTGGGCAGCGTTCCTGACTGTGCACCTGCCCACATCGTATGCCAAAGCCAGGACTGAGCATTAAACACTGTACACATGACTGAGCCAAATGGAAGTGAGAAGTAGACAACACAATTATTTTTCACCTGATAGAGCTAATAATGCACCAATTTCAGGCTGCGGTGCTTCAGATCTACCTCGGGGAGGCTGCTCCATAGAAGCAGAGGAGGCTGCTCCTCCACTGTTAATGAGGGGAAGAGGGATAAAATAGTACCCGgttgaaataaaacatctctGCATCTAAGTGACTATTTTTTTGAGACACAGGCCACCACTGCAGTACCTACACTGTTCAGTTCAACAAAAATTCTGATAGctaatgaattttttttaaggCATTTATCTTGCAAAAAGGCCAAACATTTCCTGGTGTCAGCTTctgaagaaaaaagattttagaCTTCTTTGTTTTCTACCGATGTAAGTTAACAATTTTATCGCACTGAGCTCTGGGAAAATAGATATTATTCACTATTTTCTGGCATCACACAGACCAAATGATTAAGTGATCAACTGAGAAAAAAGagattcattaataataaaaataattataaatccATCTGTTGCAAATCTGTAACAGCGCAGTTGATGAACAAGTCTAAGGTctcttcaaacaaaaaaagaaacctctGCAAGGATGTAAGAATAATGTACTAACGATcttcagtgaaaacagtgaCAGGGAGCTGCATGATGGCAGACCAATGCTGACATAATTTTCCTCTAATGGACTTAGCCGTAAGAGGTTAATGGCACTGAAACACAAAAGCCAATAATGACGAATAAAAACCTCAACAGACGGAAACTGTGATCAATAAAAGCATCAATAACTTGCAACAACTGCCTCATATCAACGATATAGATCTGATCACAAGCGAGTCCTATCCAGATTGGATCCGTGTACTCACCTTCTTTCTGGCTGTTGTTCTGGCTTAGCGCGCCGGCCCAGGACCATCTTTGCTGGCGGATTTCTGCCCACGTCTTCTTGGTTGACCTGTGGATGGCAGCCTCATAGCGTTCCTGGAGAGGATGAGAATAGGGCAGATTCAAGCACCATGCCTAGCTGAATCCTCTCTTCTGCAACTGACCCTGTTCTGTTCCCATTCCAGTGAGGGAGGGCATTAACATTTCACCTCTGGATATCAGTGCAAAAGTAGAACACCATCACATACATAATAGATTGTTCTCAACATAGACAGCGTTGTTGCCAGAACGTACTTTATTCTTCTCtagtttctgtttctgcctcTCCTCCAGGGCGGATCGTCGCTTTTCCGCCTTGATCCGCTGTTCCTCGAGCTTCCTGCGGCGcccctccagctgctgctccctCAGCTGCCGcgccttctcctccttctccagccACTGGGTCTTTTTAGCAGCTAAGAtgggacagaaaaacacagtcaaGGTGAGATTTTACCTAAAGAGCACTGGACAAAGGAGCCCGCTCGCTCTTCCCTGTCCTTTCAGAATACTGTAGGTACGGTACGCATTACCTTTATCAGTTTTAGACTTAAAAGCGTAATGTGATATCTGTTGGGATGTTCAAGAAAAATCCTGTTTGAAGCTTGAAGGAAATATCCCAAAAGTCAAGCCTCTGATGTTAAAAGCcacctttgaaaaaaatatgttgccCTTCACTTCAATCGTGCTTTGTGtttggaaaaataaattcaattaCTTGACTTTTCCACAGAATCCTGCATAATGCCGGGTTAGACAGATACAGTGCTTCTGAAGTGACAGTTTTACACCACGCTAATCGCATCAAGCCTCCACGTCAGCTTCAATGAACCACACACTTTGATATGGAAATCGTCTCCTTGTCCCTGAGCCATTTAAAGAGGGCGTAAAGAAGCCTTATGCAGCTGCCTCTCTGTGTACACAACTCGCCATATTTCTTTAAACTGCAAAGTAAAACCTCCATGAAGAATCGGCCTCTGCAAGGAGGCGAGGCTTAGTTTTTCAACAGCACTTGATTCAAAAAAAGCAACTGGTTGTGGGTTTCAGATTATGGTGACGGAGCACTGCAGAGATGCTGGAGGCTAGAGGGGTTAAAATTTATTGGGAGGCACACAGTTCTGCTTTTATCTGAGAAGGGAAAAGAAAGCTGAGTTATACCGAGGTGCTGCACGGAAGCAACCttgaggcaaagaaaaaaatctgctgcaGTGCGTATCTCAGCTCCTTGCAGCTCGATGGCCTCAATTTGAGAGAAGACACATCTTTACAAATATGTAGTAGAGTGGAAAGTAAAGTACTCCATAATTCACTAGTTGTGCTGCGATGAGAACCAGGGAGGAGGAAACTGCTTCAACCACCCTCAAATGCAATGTTCAAGGCTTGCTGGGATGGATTACAGCTTCCCACATCCATAacatttcctctctcctccaagGGAAACCTTTAAGGTCACAAACTTAATGTAGAAAGACTGCACCCACTTTTTCCCAACAAATCAAGTCTGATTGCATATTGGAATTTGACTCATTCAACAGAAGCATTTTGGTAGTTTTCCAGACTACAGGTGCTGGTTGCAGGAGggaaaatgaactgaaactggCTGGATGATTGATGGTGACACCAAACTATGGCGAGAGTCTAAATTATTTCAGCTCACGAGCGTCAGAGTCACCTTCACCATCAGTCATTCGTGCATCTATACGAGGAGTTCTGATTAACAGACGTCCAATTCTGAATATCTTGAGATGACATTGCTTTAAAATGCATTCCTCAGCTCTCTCCTGACAATGATCAGCACTGACAAGTAGCTTCGGGACCTACTACAGTAAGACCATTAAATAAGTCATAAACAGCGCGCGGCTCCAGCTCTGGTACATGAACTATTCATATCATCCCACCAAAGACAGACAAGGCAGGGGAGAAGCTTCTGTGCAGTCGCGGCCGATTTCCTGATGCAAGTCTTTCAAAGCTTCACTTAAACGTGACAAGAAAACAATAAGATACGAGCTAGGATGTGTTGTGATTTTCTAACAGTGACCCTTATACTACTAGCCTAGTAATACTACTGGTGATGGTTGATAAGATCTCTTTTAAGCTGGTCTTGTAAACAAAAGCATTGGCAGGATCTTATCTTTTATCCAGGTCTGACTGAGAGTATTAAATCAGACCCGTACCATCTGGCACGCCCGGTGATCGCCCAATTAGACTGATCCACGCTCCGAAGTGTGTCAAAGTCATCTTACTGCTGTCGAACACACAGTGGGATTAGACAATGGGGCACTACTGAAAGTATGAGTGTGATAGTTTAAAGAAATCAGTGTTGTGAGGATTTCAACGCTATTTTACCAATTTCTCTCTAACTATGACGGAATAAAGAACACCCAAGGTTCGACTACTCTAAATTTTCTGTCTAGTACCAAGCTGACAAAACCCTGTGAGATGACAAAAgctgaaagggaaaaaatgtcTGCAATACATAACGAAGCAGCTCTGTATCGACACAAGTGAAAACtactttacatatttttctATTTCGGGACATTCTGCACtgtgtgattttgtgtttgGCAATACAAAAGTTGTTTGGATGTTAATTCACAGCCAAGATAAATCTGGCTGCAAGCTTCTCTTCAACCTCCAATTTCTCCAGTAAGATGGTAATCATAGTAGTTTTGTGGCATGTGGTTCGAACATGTAATCTTTAACATAGTGGTTTCTGCAATTGGAACATGTGGATGAACAGAGTTCAGACTCAGGGCATGTTACATCTTCATATATCTGAACTGAGAAACAACTAATTAGAGCATTGATTCAGGGATAAATGATTGGTTAAGAGGTCAGTCTATGCCTACATGAATTTGGCAAAAAGACACATTGATGATGTTCAGGGAGGGAAAAGGTTATAATTAGTTGAAATTCccagatgaagaaaaaataaaaccatgatTTTAAATTAAGAAACGCTATGAggattaaatgaatgaaagagctctagggctgggcaatatggccaAAATTCAATATCGTAACTCCTTTATGTGCTGTCTTTAAAAATAGCCAAACTGACAAGTTTCTATTATGTTTTACCTTCAATCCGGGTTTCCTGAATATGACAAGTCTGCAGTATGTCTACAAAAAGTTCGTATTTTAAACAGATTTGGCTTTAAGATAAACATTGGTGCTGGTTATTTCAGATGCTGCTTTGTTATAAAGTAAGAGGTGAAATGAAGCATGCAGTTTAACAGGGGATGGTTCTTGAAGCCATATGCAATGAGTTTTTAACAAACATACCGACATGAACAAGCTTGTTCAGTGACTCCTGGTGTCTGTATGTTGATGAGTTTTTGGTCTATTGCCCAACTCTAGTCAAAACTACTGAACATGTTTAAGTTGAGACACCCAGATGCAACAGAATGAATCAGgacatcaccatcaccatcaccaccaccaccaccacataCACATAGGTGAGTGGCTTACCTTGTAGCATGCTGAGCTCTTCTGCAAGGGGGGAAGGggtgagaaagaagacagaggCAACTGTCAATCATGCAAAGCAGTGTTTGAGCAGCGTGTAGCCGAGAGACAACGTG includes:
- the map7d1a gene encoding MAP7 domain-containing protein 1a isoform X5 translates to MNKGAESEGIAAGMEENTLPGATSPHSDLNTNPTRPDPEGESSPPKMDNAPRMESPAKKDTDRRLTTPTKPDTIGRSPGSPASPAPRSKRKEDIIKSEDRQKLAKERREEKAKYLEELSMLQAAKKTQWLEKEEKARQLREQQLEGRRRKLEEQRIKAEKRRSALEERQKQKLEKNKERYEAAIHRSTKKTWAEIRQQRWSWAGALSQNNSQKEARTLALSPWESSIVDRLMTPTLSFLARSRSAASVLNNGKDGHSPLCPRSASASPLTLCAHQPHHRCSDRWRVTSSTPDITQRQHRRSSTPMDKNKKEKKDKERENEKERIALTKEKVLKKRQSLPSMRHRPDPSPSPLSRQRPSSPATPKGRTASPSPAASPKPPSTRGSPSTPKARPKRARTPARIDHRTSSPAPIGRVKEPRRPATPEERKGSPAPAGSSAAASPHVSTTTAKSPSPEPAHAAHSVPASSPAPSPSPKPMAGTNSQEEAARILAEKRRQAREQREREEQERREQEEKERILREERIAREAEERRRREEEARAMAEEQRKRDEAQRLQEEKEAQERAKAEEEENLRLQKQKEEAEAKAREEAEKQRLEREKHFQKEEQERLERKRRLDEIMKRTRKTDGGEKKETKSSPLAHVNDKEAESSKASADYQPKPDVELPNNMTENGQTNVNESSPSVQVVNGVQPARHENGLPTKGDTAHFGDIIHLTNHGNTTNGAREKSETSMASEPILAFESEDSFMKKAGPMKPQHVAEVL
- the map7d1a gene encoding MAP7 domain-containing protein 1a isoform X4 — protein: MNKGAESEGIAAGMEENTLPGATSPHSDLNTNPTRPDPEGESSPPKMDNAPRMESPAKKDTDRRLTTPTKPDTIGRSPGSPASPAPRSKRKEDIIKSEDRQKLAKERREEKAKYLAAKKTQWLEKEEKARQLREQQLEGRRRKLEEQRIKAEKRRSALEERQKQKLEKNKERYEAAIHRSTKKTWAEIRQQRWSWAGALSQNNSQKEARTLALSPWESSIVDRLMTPTLSFLARSRSAASVLNNGKDGHSPLCPRSASASPLTLCAHQPHHRCSDRWRVTSSTPDITQRQHRRSSTPMDKNKKEKKDKERENEKERIALTKEKVLKKRQSLPSMRHRPDPSPSPLSRQRPSSPATPKGRTASPSPAASPKPPSTRGSPSTPKARPKRARTPARIDHRTSSPAPIGRVKEPRRPATPEERKGSPAPAGSSAAASPHVSTTTAKSPSPEPAHAAHSVPASSPAPSPSPKPMAGTNSQEEAARILAEKRRQAREQREREEQERREQEEKERILREERIAREAEERRRREEEARAMAEEQRKRDEAQRLQEEKEAQERAKAEEEENLRLQKQKEEAEAKAREEAEKQRLEREKHFQKEEQERLERKRRLDEIMKRTRKTDGGEKKETKSSPLAHVNDKEAESSKASADYQPKPDVELPNNMTENGQTNVNESSPSVQVVNGVQPARHENGLPTKGDTAHFGDIIHLTNHGNTTNGAREKSETSMASEPILAFESEDSFMKKAGPMKPQHVAEVL
- the map7d1a gene encoding MAP7 domain-containing protein 1a isoform X2 is translated as MNKGAESEGIAAGMEENTLPGATSPHSDLNTNPTRPDPEGESSPPKMDNAPRMESPAKKDTDRRLTTPTKPDTIGRSPGSPASPAPRSKRKEDIIKSEDRQKLAKERREEKAKYLAAKKTQWLEKEEKARQLREQQLEGRRRKLEEQRIKAEKRRSALEERQKQKLEKNKERYEAAIHRSTKKTWAEIRQQRWSWAGALSQNNSQKEGRCSVSTVNLPKHVDTVINKRLSKSSATLWNSPSRTRTLALSPWESSIVDRLMTPTLSFLARSRSAASVLNNGKDGHSPLCPRSASASPLTLCAHQPHHRCSDRWRVTSSTPDITQRQHRRSSTPMDKNKKEKKDKERENEKERIALTKEKVLKKRQSLPSMRHRPDPSPSPLSRQRPSSPATPKGRTASPSPAASPKPPSTRGSPSTPKARPKRARTPARIDHRTSSPAPIGRVKEPRRPATPEERKGSPAPAGSSAAASPHVSTTTAKSPSPEPAHAAHSVPASSPAPSPSPKPMAGTNSQEEAARILAEKRRQAREQREREEQERREQEEKERILREERIAREAEERRRREEEARAMAEEQRKRDEAQRLQEEKEAQERAKAEEEENLRLQKQKEEAEAKAREEAEKQRLEREKHFQKEEQERLERKRRLDEIMKRTRKTDGGEKKETKSSPLAHVNDKEAESSKASADYQPKPDVELPNNMTENGQTNVNESSPSVQVVNGVQPARHENGLPTKGDTAHFGDIIHLTNHGNTTNGAREKSETSMASEPILAFESEDSFMKKAGPMKPQHVAEVL
- the map7d1a gene encoding MAP7 domain-containing protein 1a isoform X3; its protein translation is MNKGAESEGIAAGMEENTLPGATSPHSDLNTNPTRPDPEGESSPPKMDNAPRMESPAKKDTDRRLTTPTKPDTIGRSPGSPASPAPRSKRKEDIIKSEDRQKLAKERREEKAKYLEELSMLQAAKKTQWLEKEEKARQLREQQLEGRRRKLEEQRIKAEKRRSALEERQKQKLEKNKERYEAAIHRSTKKTWAEIRQQRWSWAGALSQNNSQKEGRCSVSTVNLPKHVDTVINKRLSKSSATLWNSPSRTRTLALSPWESSIVDRLMTPTLSFLARSRSAASVLNNGKDGPSASPLTLCAHQPHHRCSDRWRVTSSTPDITQRQHRRSSTPMDKNKKEKKDKERENEKERIALTKEKVLKKRQSLPSMRHRPDPSPSPLSRQRPSSPATPKGRTASPSPAASPKPPSTRGSPSTPKARPKRARTPARIDHRTSSPAPIGRVKEPRRPATPEERKGSPAPAGSSAAASPHVSTTTAKSPSPEPAHAAHSVPASSPAPSPSPKPMAGTNSQEEAARILAEKRRQAREQREREEQERREQEEKERILREERIAREAEERRRREEEARAMAEEQRKRDEAQRLQEEKEAQERAKAEEEENLRLQKQKEEAEAKAREEAEKQRLEREKHFQKEEQERLERKRRLDEIMKRTRKTDGGEKKETKSSPLAHVNDKEAESSKASADYQPKPDVELPNNMTENGQTNVNESSPSVQVVNGVQPARHENGLPTKGDTAHFGDIIHLTNHGNTTNGAREKSETSMASEPILAFESEDSFMKKAGPMKPQHVAEVL